In the Ramlibacter tataouinensis TTB310 genome, one interval contains:
- a CDS encoding [protein-PII] uridylyltransferase yields the protein MAELAALREDYRARKGAVLAALQARGRSLRGIRGLLQGLAREADATLRQLWQQAQFPEDFALVAVGGYGRGELFPHSDVDVLVLMPDGTACDDDAALKQKVEAFIGQCWDVGLEIGSSVRTVAECVAQAQNDVTVQTSLLESRLVAGHPRLFAQFRNRFSATLDARAFFVAKTLEMRQRHTKFENTPYSLEPNCKESPGGLRDLQVILWVARAAGFGKSWDELAKSGLATPFEARQLKRNEALITLIRARLHLLAGRREDRLVFDLQTAVAESFGYRTVMADSGRVISRASEALMRRFYWAAKAVSQLNQILLLNIEERLSPTAHPLTPINERFANKAGLVEVASDDLYQRHPEAILETFLVYQTQVGLSGLSARTLRALYNARHLMDAKFRRDPANHATFRAILMQPKGITHAMRLMNQTSVLGRYLWVFRRIVGQMQHDLFHVYTVDQHILMVLRNVRRFFMPEHAHEYPFCSQLAGGWDKPWILYAAALFHDIAKGRGGDHSELGAREVRLFCRQHGIAAEDCRLIEFLVREHLIMSRVAQKEDLSDPAVIAAFASRVGNERYLTALYLLTVADIRGTSPKVWNAWKGKLLEDLYRYTLRVLGGRAPDPHAEIEARKREALVQLQLYALPFDAHRRLWDTLDVGYFMRHDAGEIVWHTRHVSRHLAALEAGAGAGAAPLEKAAGTSAAPLVRARLSPVGEGLQVLVYTPDQADLFARICGYFDQSGFSILDAKIHTARNGYALDTFQVVSALLPEHNRELINMVQSELEQTLQKAGPLPPPSRGRVSRRVKSFPIPPRVHLAPDERAQRWLLSISASDRAGLLYSVARVLARHHINLQLAKVSTLGERVEDTFLIDGPELQQNRRQIEIETELLEALAA from the coding sequence ATGGCGGAGCTGGCCGCGCTGCGCGAGGACTACCGGGCCCGCAAGGGCGCGGTGCTGGCGGCGCTGCAGGCCCGCGGTCGCTCGCTGCGCGGCATCCGGGGCCTGCTGCAAGGGCTGGCGCGCGAGGCCGACGCCACCCTGCGCCAGCTGTGGCAGCAGGCGCAGTTTCCTGAGGATTTCGCCCTGGTGGCCGTGGGCGGCTACGGCCGGGGCGAGCTGTTCCCGCATTCCGACGTGGACGTGCTGGTGCTCATGCCGGACGGCACCGCCTGCGACGACGATGCCGCGCTGAAGCAGAAGGTGGAGGCCTTCATCGGCCAGTGCTGGGACGTGGGCCTGGAGATCGGCTCCAGCGTGCGCACGGTGGCCGAATGCGTGGCCCAGGCGCAGAACGACGTCACCGTGCAGACCTCGCTGCTGGAGTCGCGCCTGGTCGCCGGCCACCCCCGCCTGTTCGCGCAGTTCCGCAACCGCTTCTCGGCCACGCTGGACGCCCGGGCGTTCTTCGTGGCCAAGACGCTGGAGATGCGCCAGCGGCACACCAAGTTCGAGAACACGCCGTACTCGCTGGAACCCAACTGCAAGGAGTCGCCGGGGGGCCTGCGCGACCTGCAGGTCATCCTGTGGGTGGCGCGGGCGGCCGGCTTTGGCAAGAGCTGGGACGAGCTGGCCAAGAGCGGCCTGGCCACGCCCTTCGAGGCGCGCCAGCTCAAGCGCAACGAGGCGCTGATCACCCTGATCCGCGCCAGGCTGCACCTGCTGGCCGGCCGGCGCGAGGACCGGCTGGTGTTCGACCTGCAGACGGCGGTGGCCGAGTCCTTCGGTTACCGCACCGTGATGGCGGACAGCGGCCGGGTGATCTCGCGCGCCAGCGAGGCGCTGATGCGCCGCTTCTACTGGGCCGCCAAGGCGGTGTCGCAGCTCAACCAGATCCTGCTGCTCAACATCGAGGAGCGACTCTCGCCCACGGCCCACCCGCTCACGCCCATCAACGAGCGCTTCGCCAACAAGGCCGGCCTGGTGGAGGTCGCCAGCGACGACCTGTACCAGCGTCACCCCGAGGCCATCCTGGAAACCTTCCTGGTCTACCAGACCCAGGTGGGCCTGTCCGGGCTGTCGGCGCGCACGCTGCGCGCGCTGTACAACGCGCGCCACCTGATGGATGCGAAGTTCCGCCGCGACCCGGCCAACCACGCCACTTTCCGCGCCATCCTGATGCAGCCCAAGGGCATCACCCACGCCATGCGGCTGATGAACCAGACCTCGGTGCTGGGCCGCTACCTGTGGGTGTTCCGCCGCATCGTCGGCCAGATGCAGCACGACCTGTTCCACGTCTACACCGTGGACCAGCACATCCTGATGGTGCTGCGCAACGTGCGCCGCTTCTTCATGCCCGAGCACGCGCACGAGTACCCGTTCTGCTCGCAGCTGGCCGGCGGCTGGGACAAGCCCTGGATCCTGTACGCGGCGGCGCTGTTCCACGACATCGCCAAGGGCCGCGGCGGCGACCATTCCGAGCTGGGCGCGCGCGAGGTGCGCCTGTTCTGCCGCCAGCACGGCATAGCCGCCGAGGACTGCCGGCTCATCGAGTTCCTGGTGCGCGAGCACCTGATCATGAGCCGCGTCGCGCAGAAGGAGGACCTGAGCGATCCGGCCGTCATCGCCGCCTTCGCCAGTCGAGTGGGCAACGAGCGCTACCTCACGGCGCTGTACCTGCTCACCGTGGCCGACATCCGCGGCACCAGTCCCAAGGTATGGAACGCCTGGAAGGGCAAGCTGCTGGAGGACCTGTACCGCTACACGCTGCGCGTGCTGGGTGGCCGCGCGCCCGACCCCCATGCCGAGATCGAGGCGCGCAAGCGCGAGGCGCTGGTGCAGCTGCAGCTGTACGCGCTGCCGTTCGACGCACACCGCCGGCTGTGGGACACGCTGGACGTGGGCTACTTCATGCGCCACGACGCGGGCGAGATCGTCTGGCACACCCGCCATGTGAGCCGGCACCTGGCGGCGCTGGAGGCCGGTGCTGGTGCCGGCGCCGCGCCGCTGGAAAAAGCGGCAGGCACCAGCGCCGCGCCGCTGGTGCGGGCCCGCCTGTCGCCGGTGGGCGAAGGGCTGCAGGTGCTGGTGTACACGCCGGACCAGGCGGACCTGTTCGCCCGCATCTGCGGGTATTTCGACCAGTCCGGCTTCAGCATCCTGGACGCCAAGATCCACACGGCCCGCAACGGCTACGCGCTGGACACCTTCCAGGTGGTCAGCGCCTTGCTGCCCGAGCACAACCGCGAGCTGATCAACATGGTGCAGTCCGAGCTGGAGCAGACGCTGCAGAAGGCCGGCCCCCTGCCGCCGCCCAGCCGCGGCCGGGTGTCGCGGCGGGTCAAGAGCTTCCCCATCCCGCCGCGCGTGCACCTGGCGCCGGACGAGCGGGCGCAGCGCTGGCTGCTGTCCATCTCCGCCAGCGACCGTGCCGGCCTGCTGTACTCGGTGGCGCGGGTGCTGGCGCGCCACCACATCAACCTGCAGCTGGCCAAGGTGTCCACCCTGGGCGAGCGGGTGGAGGACACCTTCCTCATCGACGGGCCGGAGTTGCAGCAAAACAGGCGGCAGATCGAGATCGAGACCGAGCTGCTGGAAGCATTGGCCGCGTAG
- a CDS encoding phosphate/phosphite/phosphonate ABC transporter substrate-binding protein, translating to MKRRTLCSWSLGALLAPMSWAQQTNGAVRKPGPNWRLLINEAVTGETNIFVLTNRYQGLADYISAQPKGRAIGIEPVVDIRRFMSLAQGGSKPDLVFGKSVNQMAKLVRDSGYQPVVRRSDEYKAAFIVGKGVNVKSLAEVKGEKIIMPDEYAATTAVAKAELRRQNVTNPRIIHVRYQEAVAQQVQAGLADVGVVNPSTAKKWAEQGGRVLAETRPVANWSLLASPSMPAEEVNALRDALIGMNKQAPTVLASLGFKEWARADRKEYLELLDYTKE from the coding sequence ATGAAGCGAAGAACCCTGTGCTCCTGGAGCCTGGGCGCTCTGTTGGCCCCGATGTCGTGGGCCCAGCAAACCAACGGGGCAGTAAGAAAGCCAGGCCCGAACTGGCGCCTGCTGATCAACGAAGCCGTCACCGGCGAAACCAACATCTTCGTGCTGACCAACCGCTACCAGGGGCTGGCGGACTACATCAGCGCGCAGCCCAAAGGCCGCGCCATCGGCATCGAGCCGGTGGTGGACATCAGGCGCTTCATGAGCCTGGCGCAGGGAGGCAGCAAGCCAGACCTGGTGTTCGGCAAATCGGTCAACCAGATGGCCAAGCTGGTGCGCGACAGCGGCTACCAGCCGGTGGTGCGCCGCTCCGACGAGTACAAGGCCGCCTTCATCGTGGGCAAAGGCGTGAACGTCAAGTCCTTGGCCGAGGTCAAGGGCGAGAAGATCATCATGCCTGACGAGTACGCCGCCACCACGGCGGTGGCCAAGGCCGAGCTGCGCCGGCAGAACGTCACCAATCCCCGGATCATCCACGTGCGCTACCAGGAAGCGGTGGCGCAGCAGGTCCAGGCCGGCCTGGCGGACGTGGGCGTGGTCAATCCCAGCACCGCCAAGAAATGGGCCGAGCAAGGCGGCAGGGTGCTGGCTGAGACCCGGCCCGTCGCCAACTGGTCGCTGCTGGCCTCGCCCAGCATGCCGGCCGAGGAGGTCAATGCCCTGCGCGATGCCCTGATCGGCATGAACAAGCAGGCGCCCACCGTTCTTGCATCGCTCGGCTTCAAGGAGTGGGCCCGGGCCGACCGCAAGGAGTACCTCGAGCTGTTGGACTACACGAAGGAGTAA